The DNA segment gtttaacctaataaatatgtaaaagagACTTTTAATGATATATCCAATGTGTGTAAGGACACAAGTGAAggtattattgatttatttatttttaaaatattttaaaaataatttttaagaatgCAATATGAATTAAAGtgtatattttcaatttattatttacaaaaattgacacaataaatatatatatatatatatatatatatatatatatatatatataatatgatcaactatattgattaaaaaaaattaatttcaggTTGTGTAAGAGATTAGACTgccaataaataataaataattaattaagaaaataattttcatgtgacaacaaaatatatataaataaaaaattaatttaaaaataaaataaaaggaataaaaagaaaaataactttcatGTACACCTgacactaaaataaatattaataaaaaagaaattaaaaaataaaataaattaataaaaaataaaatatatttcatgtacatgttacaacaaaataaatataaataaaaataaataaaaaatattaagtgatTAAAAAGCTaattttaaaacacttgttAACGAAATAAagtaagtattaaaataaatttcttaatatctttttttattatatcataatatattataatagattctaataatattatttacattaaattacacatataacattatttttgtatttcattatataattatgtttactATTAATTTACAAAAGTATCTGGCATGCACTActattatatcttattttttaaaattaaaataaaaaattatcgcatttcattaaaagtatagaaattgtagttatttttaaattaaattaaacttttattattattggtagCGGTACAAGTGTCCTATTATCTTTCTATCTAAATtacatcatattttttaaagcttttaaatcacattatttttttaaatacaacttttataattataaaaataaatccaaacaTAATCAAAGttaactattatttatattttacattaatttagtaaattacaaatataataactttttttttgcataatataattaaatgacaatatatttttaatatataaaactattgcacgacaattttgttaaaaaaaacgGTAATTTTGacactataataaaaattaaatcataaaagtaattactaaaaagttatcataaatattaattgaaaagtaaaatttaggAAAACTTTCTGACATCAATAAGTACTATTTTGATAATTtactataaaagtaaaatattcctaacaattttttcttttttgtatttttgtgaaaaaaaaaagagtgaaaaataatGTTGATGGTACAAATTTTTGGAGattaaagtatcattttttcaaaatttattatgcATGAAGATAACAGTGGTGCCTAAGAAGGACCCTTCCCTAGAAAGACACAATTGGTTGGTCATACTGCAGGTTTATATTAGTATTTATATGTGTTGCTCTTCACACTAAACACTCTCTCACATTTCACAAGTTGTTTTCTACATCCTACAATCCATGGCTTCCTTAGTTCAATCTTCTTGGCAGGTTCTATCTCACCCCATTGTTCCAGTTTTATCTCTGATTGCTTTTACAATGTGTCCTTTCATGTTATCTTCAAAAGTTTGTCTTTTGTTAATCTTGTTTCACAATCAAATTTTGAACTAGTGTTTGATGCTTGGGTACTTTGCATGTTCTTGTGATTGCAGTTTTTGATCACACATTTCAGCGAATTTCAACTGGCCTGTCTGGGTACTTTCTTTCTGCATGAAggtgttttctttttgtctgGACTTCCTTATATGATGCTGGAAAGGTCAAGGTGGCTCAGCAAGTATAAGATTCAGGTTTTACCTTATTCTTCTTCTGTCCTTGAcaattggatttgaggacatTTTTCACTGGATCAAATGTTGTCTTTGTTCACTGTTTTTCTTGGTtggaaaatcaattttatattcatatggTTTTATTTGAGAATTGCAACAGATTTCCCAATGTCTCTCCATCTTCTTTGTTTCTATGTCCCGCTTCAAGAGGATTTCAAAGGTTTGagagaaaaatacaatttttattgtgGGTCCTACCAGGTGGGCCTTTTTTTGATAAAgatgagtttttcttttcttttcatcagAATCATATGTTGTTCAAGAACAAAAAAAGGATCCAAATGTCCTCTGGCTGACCATTCACATTTATGTCTTTTCTTCCTTGTCTTTATGCCCTGAATGGAAAGGATTCAAAGAATCTCTTGTAGCACATGCAAGTTTGATTTCTGTTATGTTTGAATTATTGCATGGACTGAAATCTCCCAATGCCAATACATGCagaaaatttcttaatttcttcttttctatatatatcaaattatttactATGAAGAAAGTTAGAGtttcttcactttcttttcctcttttgttTTCACTCTTAATTAGAAGACTGTGAATTTTGCTTTAAAAAATTGTACTAAAATTTAACATAACTGTACAGGAAACAGTCAACAATTGAGTTTTCATCAGTTTtctgtaataaaattaatattgaaaaccAATTGAAAATAAGAAGATAGTTGTATAATTATTGATGAAACAgagaatgaaaaaacaaaaggcaTTTTCCTCAAAATATGTGGGTCCTTTGTTCTTTCCTGTTTTATAATAATCagttttttctctcaattcaaaTATGACAACCAATATGCTGCTTATtaatcatctttttcttttgtatctCCACCATTTTGAAGCCTAGCAGTCTCATAGTGTATTTGGAAAGCTCTCAACCATAAATCACAtctttgatgtgaaaaatgtaaaagctagaaacattttcatttgaaaaaagtAGAAGTTAGAACTACTAGTGTCCATTTGATGTGAAAGTTGGTGTTCCTGATTCACTTCCACGCATACTATCagtttgtttaatatatatatatagctattAATGCTTCTTTCAtgcaggaaaaaaataatagccCTGCAGCTCAGAAAAAATGTATCAGTGGTTTGATACTGTACCATTTTGGTGTCAATCTACCTGTTATGATAATTTCTTACCCTTTACTTAAGCGCATGGGTATGCAGATCAGTCTTCCATTGCCATCTTGGTACTTCATGAATTCCTTTACTGatcataataacaataataataaagaaatttttgAGCTACATGATAGAAAGCTATTGATATGAACTtttctaaatttcttttaagtagacatgaaaatattttgtttttggttttgcaGGAAAATCATTTTAACCCAAATAATCTTCTACTTCATATTGGAGGATTTTGTATTCTACTGGGGACACAGGATATTGCATACCAAATGGTTGTACACAAATGTGCACAGTGTTCACCATGAGTAAGTACTATGCATATTCTGggtttgattttcatttgttcttttgaaagtttttctCACAGCTCCAAGATGTTTTTTCCATGTTGTGAAGATATGCTACACCATTTGGACTTACTTCTGAATATGCTCATCCTGCTGAGATACTCTTTCTTGGATTTGCTACCATTATTGGTCCTGTTCTCACTGGTCCTCACTTAATGACTCTCTGGACATGGATGACTTTGAGAGTCCTGGAGACAGTTGAGGTGCATTGTGGCTACCATTTCCCATGGAGTCTTTCAAATTTCATTCCATTGTATGGGGGGTCAGTGTCATACTCCTTTCCCTTGACATCATGCACTGAATTTATTCCATTATAGTTCTTATAGTTAAACTTTGCATCCTCATTTTCAGAGCTGATTTCCATGACTATCATCATCGGATGCTGTATACCAAATCTGGAAACTACTCCTCAACCTTCACATACATGGACTGGTATGTCTTCTTCCACATATTTTGCTATGAAAGCAATTAGTCTTTTTGGTGTGATAAGAATAAAGGTAAAATGATAGGAGATAGAAGATATTGCACAAGAAGAGTAATTCATTCCCTTGAACAAAAATAGTGTTCCGGAATGTTTAGTAACTCAatacattttgttttctaattgtTTGTCTAACATTTGGTTAAGATTTGAGATGGTCTAACCCACATTTACATACATTCCTTgaacaagcttttttttttaagatgtttCACTAGTAATGCTGACAATGGtatgtaaaattttgttgttttctgtgtACAGGATTTTCGGAACTGACACAGGGTACAAAAACTTGAAGGCATCCAAGAAAGCAGGAGCTGAAAGCAGTAGCCATCAAAAGAAACAGCATTCAGGTACAAATGTTCTTGGGAGTATGCAGAAAGTGTTGATATCCAACTAAAGGCATAATATCATTGTCATACTGTACTTGGTTTTTTTGCTGTTCTGGTGTGCATAGTTCAAAGGCTTTCTTTCAAGACATGTATCTTTTGCTTTCCagacaaatataataaagttaCTGTCCTCAATGGTTCATTTTATGTATAAGACTTAACCTTTCAATTGATTTGCAATTTGGTATTTTGTGTTCATACTTCAAAGTTCAAAGCAAACACTATAAGACTCTCTCTATttgatcttaaatattttataccaaATATATGAATTTCCTAATCAGAATTAACAAGTATTTGTCATCACGGTAATAAATTGCTGTTGAGTTTTGTTATTTCTTAGGTTAATCACCACATATTTGAAATATGTCTTATGTTTTGACTTCTATACTACTAAAATACATTAGAATTATGACATTATTATGACATTGAAAAATTGCTGTTGAGTTTTGTTCATCTCTAAGAAGAACATCTTGAGTACCGAGACACTCAGCATGTGAATTCTGTGATATTTGGAATAGAAAACATCTTGAATGAGTGTGATGAGTAATTAAGCAAACTGAGTACagtgtttatataaaaaaatttgatgatcttaaatgataaaagatatCATATGATTTCGAGTGAAtgtctacatgttttgttatacTTGGAGAAATTAGtttcatgttaaaatatttCAGGAATTATAATGAGTTggatacaatttttataatgagtttttctattagtttgtttttaaaataaatacatttaaaaataaattacttctttataatattaaggttaaaatatatacttttattgtactaaaatttagatttttatttttttatatattttaacagatttattataattttaaactcatttatacttttatcttttaaaagaaaaactgatGTTGcctttatgaaaaaataaatattgatcaTCTTATGCAGTTTTTACTCTCTTGAATATTTGAAACTTGTTTCAtgaaattactttatttaactCAAGTTGTACTTGAAAATAAACTTAAAGTCATAAACACAGAATTCTCTTTTAATTGAATTAGAGAAAATAACggaaaagaaaagttaagttttttaatatggaaatatttagttaaacacttgagttttttttcttttttcatactaaagttattttttatagcTCCTAAActtatgttgattttttttttctagatatACAAATTACTATTCAAATGAAAATTctgaagaaataaattaaatttattgcaTTTAACGCAATTGAAAAGCTagttaatatttcattaaatattttattttaatgattataaataaatattattgcatatgcatatttaatttatcaaatatgcatttaaatattaatataaactttattttttattgataagttcgacttttcatttatttattattttcttatcatgcatatttaatttaacaaatacataataacattaaatattatattaattaaattaaatgtaataca comes from the Vigna radiata var. radiata cultivar VC1973A chromosome 2, Vradiata_ver6, whole genome shotgun sequence genome and includes:
- the LOC106755866 gene encoding methylsterol monooxygenase 2-2, translated to MASLVQSSWQFLITHFSEFQLACLGTFFLHEGVFFLSGLPYMMLERSRWLSKYKIQEKNNSPAAQKKCISGLILYHFGVNLPVMIISYPLLKRMGMQISLPLPSWKIILTQIIFYFILEDFVFYWGHRILHTKWLYTNVHSVHHEYATPFGLTSEYAHPAEILFLGFATIIGPVLTGPHLMTLWTWMTLRVLETVEVHCGYHFPWSLSNFIPLYGGADFHDYHHRMLYTKSGNYSSTFTYMDWIFGTDTGYKNLKASKKAGAESSSHQKKQHSGTNVLGSMQKVLISN